A window from Pseudomonas alloputida encodes these proteins:
- a CDS encoding 2-keto-4-pentenoate hydratase, which translates to MNRSLFVHQRTAALLLQHWRSGDLLTELPASLKPETLKQGYDSQDQLFAAAAGQRAGWKLGVGSPAGMRAGKLSRPLIGQLEAGRCHADGAHIQLPAVTPVTIECEIAFVLDRDIPPQAGRVPVSEDIRATCVTFEVVRSRFVDRKAVGWPSFVADNVGFEALVVGNSLGAGINVPLLADLAETTEVHVDGQRRAGGLSGDAATDPLVSLAHLYAHAAERGQTLKAGDVVTTGAMCQPFDLHETGHQVSARFLGQTLTFTL; encoded by the coding sequence ATGAACCGTTCGCTCTTCGTACACCAACGCACTGCAGCCTTGCTACTGCAACACTGGCGCAGCGGTGACCTGCTGACAGAACTGCCCGCCAGCCTCAAGCCCGAGACGTTGAAACAAGGCTATGACAGCCAGGACCAGTTGTTTGCCGCTGCCGCAGGCCAGCGCGCCGGGTGGAAGCTGGGCGTCGGCAGCCCGGCAGGCATGCGTGCCGGCAAGTTGTCGCGGCCCTTGATTGGCCAACTGGAAGCGGGGCGTTGCCATGCCGATGGCGCACATATCCAGCTGCCAGCGGTTACGCCGGTGACCATCGAATGCGAAATTGCCTTCGTGCTGGACCGGGATATTCCTCCGCAAGCCGGGCGCGTACCGGTGAGTGAGGATATTCGTGCCACGTGCGTCACCTTTGAAGTGGTGCGTTCGCGCTTTGTCGACCGCAAGGCTGTCGGCTGGCCAAGTTTTGTGGCTGACAACGTCGGGTTTGAAGCATTGGTGGTCGGCAATAGCCTGGGCGCTGGTATAAATGTGCCGTTGCTCGCCGACCTGGCCGAAACCACCGAGGTGCATGTGGATGGCCAACGGCGCGCCGGTGGCTTGTCTGGCGATGCGGCCACCGACCCGCTGGTGTCGCTGGCTCACCTGTACGCACACGCTGCCGAGCGTGGCCAGACCTTGAAGGCCGGGGATGTCGTGACCACCGGGGCCATGTGCCAGCCGTTCGATTTGCATGAAACAGGCCACCAGGTCAGCGCCAGGTTCCTTGGCCAGACCCTGACGTTTACGCTGTAA
- a CDS encoding MAPEG family protein: protein MSSALQAYALCVVVLFLKTFLVSCYQGYHRLRFVAFTNPEDAAVFRRIAQAVERPQVIRAAKVWANDLENIPMFFALGGLAVALEAATLPVLWLSVVFTVARVLHTLAYLRGLQPWRTLFYGIGVICLLGFCLLITARIGG, encoded by the coding sequence ATGAGCAGTGCCTTGCAGGCCTATGCGCTGTGTGTGGTGGTGCTGTTCCTCAAGACGTTCCTGGTTTCCTGCTATCAGGGCTATCACCGTTTGCGCTTCGTCGCGTTCACCAACCCGGAGGACGCTGCCGTGTTCAGGCGCATCGCCCAGGCCGTAGAACGCCCGCAGGTGATACGTGCTGCCAAGGTATGGGCCAACGACCTGGAGAACATTCCCATGTTCTTTGCCCTCGGCGGGCTGGCTGTTGCGCTGGAAGCCGCCACGCTACCGGTGCTATGGCTGAGTGTGGTGTTCACGGTTGCCAGGGTCCTGCACACGCTGGCCTACCTGCGGGGTTTGCAGCCTTGGAGAACGTTGTTCTATGGCATCGGGGTCATTTGCCTGCTGGGATTCTGCTTACTCATCACCGCGAGAATAGGCGGCTGA
- a CDS encoding MFS transporter gives MNTKYAQPGLAREPEAVASSNPFRKYQVITVSLLLVIGIINYVDRSALSIANTSIQRDMGITPSQMGILLSAFSLAYAFSQLPLGMIIDRLGSKISLGAALLGWSVAQTASGLINSFSAFIGLRVVLGIGEAPMFPSAAKALAEWFEAEKRGTPTGIVLSSTCIGPCLAPPLLTLLMVTWGWRGMFIVTGVFGILVAACWFAFYKSKARYLAELPAEAREQLLAAQAHKQAVPSARPSVQAQLAAWAELFRHKSTWGAVLGFMGVIYMLWLHLTWLPGYFEREHGLSLYQTAWVVSLAYVFGALGTIVAGRICDRLVKQGASVLGSRKRVVVTALLAAAAFTVPLSFGSGFLLSVALLCCALFSVNMASSTAWMIANTVVDSQRVASFGSIQNFGGYLAGSVAPIVTGFSIQQTGSFASAFLISAAVAAVAAMAYVLLLKQPVSTDR, from the coding sequence ATGAATACCAAATATGCGCAACCCGGGCTTGCCCGCGAACCTGAAGCGGTCGCCAGTTCGAACCCGTTCAGAAAGTACCAGGTCATCACCGTCAGCCTGTTGCTGGTGATCGGCATCATCAACTACGTCGACCGCAGTGCGCTGTCGATTGCCAATACCTCCATCCAGCGCGACATGGGCATCACGCCGTCACAGATGGGCATCCTGCTGTCGGCGTTTTCCCTGGCGTATGCCTTTTCGCAACTGCCCTTGGGCATGATCATCGACCGCCTGGGCAGCAAGATTTCGCTGGGGGCGGCCCTGCTGGGCTGGTCGGTGGCACAGACGGCTTCGGGCCTGATCAACAGTTTTTCTGCATTCATCGGGCTCAGGGTGGTGCTGGGAATTGGCGAGGCGCCGATGTTCCCGTCGGCGGCCAAGGCGCTGGCGGAGTGGTTCGAGGCCGAGAAGCGGGGGACGCCGACCGGCATCGTGCTGTCATCGACCTGCATCGGGCCGTGTCTGGCGCCGCCGTTGCTGACGCTGCTGATGGTCACCTGGGGCTGGCGCGGCATGTTCATCGTCACCGGAGTGTTCGGCATTCTGGTTGCCGCCTGCTGGTTCGCTTTCTACAAAAGCAAGGCGCGGTACCTGGCCGAACTGCCTGCCGAGGCGCGTGAGCAGCTGCTGGCGGCCCAAGCGCATAAACAGGCGGTACCAAGCGCCAGGCCCAGTGTGCAGGCACAACTGGCGGCGTGGGCCGAACTGTTCCGCCACAAGAGCACCTGGGGCGCAGTACTGGGCTTCATGGGGGTGATCTACATGCTGTGGCTGCACCTGACCTGGCTGCCGGGCTACTTCGAACGCGAGCATGGCTTGAGCCTGTACCAGACCGCCTGGGTGGTTTCGCTGGCCTATGTGTTCGGCGCGTTGGGCACCATTGTCGCGGGCCGCATCTGCGACCGCCTGGTGAAGCAAGGTGCCAGTGTGCTGGGTAGCCGCAAGCGGGTTGTCGTGACTGCGTTGCTCGCGGCGGCTGCATTCACCGTTCCCCTGTCGTTCGGTAGCGGCTTCCTGCTCAGTGTGGCGCTGCTGTGTTGCGCGCTGTTCAGCGTGAACATGGCCAGCTCTACCGCATGGATGATCGCCAACACCGTGGTCGATAGCCAGCGCGTGGCCTCGTTTGGCTCGATCCAGAACTTCGGCGGCTACCTGGCAGGCTCTGTGGCGCCCATCGTGACCGGGTTCAGCATTCAGCAGACCGGGTCCTTCGCTTCGGCATTCCTGATCAGTGCCGCCGTGGCCGCGGTTGCTGCGATGGCTTATGTGTTGCTGTTGAAGCAGCCGGTTTCCACTGATCGCTGA
- a CDS encoding helix-turn-helix domain-containing protein produces MNQHLFHRSTPAPHISAGQHLRELRRQANLSQLELALLTGLSQRHLSCVETGRAKASPGTLHALLSALDAPLERCNEVFVAAGYAPRYAATPLDAPELALVNTAIEHILQVNNPAPAIVIDSHWDVIAANASTGLLLAMAGVSAQPATGLNLLQTLLCPGGLGDHLANAPEIRAAAWQRASREAAGNPALAARLRDLPAPASPCQMTTATPLLLTRVNTPYGELRFLSTFTTFGMPQDVTVQSLRIEHLIPADPQTRQRMQAAFEQWSAVTA; encoded by the coding sequence ATGAATCAGCATCTGTTCCATCGCAGCACCCCTGCCCCGCACATCTCAGCGGGCCAGCATCTTCGCGAACTGCGCCGTCAGGCCAACCTCAGCCAGCTGGAACTGGCGCTGCTGACGGGGCTGTCGCAGCGTCATCTGAGCTGTGTGGAAACAGGACGCGCCAAAGCCAGCCCAGGCACGTTGCATGCCCTCCTCTCGGCCCTGGATGCGCCGCTGGAGCGGTGCAACGAAGTGTTCGTTGCTGCAGGATACGCACCCCGCTACGCCGCCACGCCGCTCGATGCGCCTGAACTGGCCTTGGTGAATACTGCCATCGAGCATATTCTGCAGGTGAACAACCCCGCTCCGGCGATCGTCATCGACAGCCACTGGGACGTCATCGCCGCCAACGCCAGTACCGGGCTGCTGCTGGCGATGGCCGGTGTCAGCGCACAGCCGGCAACCGGCCTCAACCTGCTGCAGACACTGCTGTGCCCCGGTGGTCTGGGTGATCACCTGGCCAACGCGCCGGAAATCCGCGCTGCTGCCTGGCAACGTGCCTCCAGGGAGGCCGCAGGCAATCCGGCACTGGCAGCGCGCTTGCGCGACTTGCCGGCCCCGGCAAGCCCGTGCCAGATGACGACAGCCACCCCTCTGCTGCTGACCCGCGTGAACACCCCGTATGGTGAGCTGCGGTTCCTGTCCACGTTCACCACCTTTGGCATGCCGCAGGATGTCACCGTGCAGTCACTGCGCATCGAACACCTGATCCCCGCCGACCCTCAGACCCGGCAAAGAATGCAGGCAGCGTTCGAGCAATGGTCGGCAGTTACAGCGTAA
- the pstS gene encoding phosphate ABC transporter substrate-binding protein PstS, protein MKRLMKSAALAVAVSLCATSAAFAAENVRLTGSGASFPAPIYLTWFKDFSKNTAGVTVDYQSKGSGAGVQDFLNKTVDFAASDSAMSEADIAKVGEGVQLLPMTAGEIVLAYNLPGNPKGLKLPRDVYSNIFLGKITQWNDPQIAAANPDLKLPATPITVVVRADSSGTTAVFTKHLSAINADFKQGLGEGNTVNWPATDKFIKSPKNDGVTATVRQTPGAIGYIEYGFAKLAKVDFAMLQNKAGQYVVPNAESGAEALAAVKMPENLVAWLPDPDGAKSYPVTSYTWMIFRKDNGNPEKAKAMREMVEYSLTKGQTIADSMGYIPLPPSVVDQVRKASANIQ, encoded by the coding sequence ATGAAACGCCTGATGAAGTCTGCTGCACTCGCCGTTGCCGTTTCCCTTTGCGCCACCTCGGCAGCCTTTGCTGCAGAAAACGTTCGGTTGACCGGTTCGGGCGCCAGCTTCCCTGCACCGATCTACCTGACCTGGTTCAAGGACTTCAGCAAGAACACGGCTGGCGTCACCGTCGATTACCAGTCCAAGGGCAGCGGCGCGGGCGTTCAGGACTTCCTGAACAAGACCGTCGACTTCGCCGCCAGCGACTCGGCCATGAGCGAAGCAGACATTGCCAAGGTTGGCGAAGGCGTGCAATTGCTGCCAATGACCGCCGGTGAAATCGTCCTGGCTTACAACCTGCCGGGTAACCCTAAAGGGCTGAAGCTGCCGCGCGACGTCTACTCCAATATCTTCCTCGGCAAGATCACCCAGTGGAACGACCCGCAAATCGCTGCGGCCAACCCTGACCTGAAGCTGCCTGCCACCCCGATCACCGTGGTCGTGCGTGCCGACTCCAGCGGCACCACTGCCGTCTTCACCAAGCACCTGTCGGCCATCAACGCTGACTTCAAGCAAGGGCTGGGCGAAGGCAACACCGTCAACTGGCCGGCCACCGACAAGTTCATCAAGTCGCCGAAGAACGACGGCGTAACCGCCACCGTCCGCCAGACCCCGGGCGCCATCGGCTACATCGAATACGGCTTCGCCAAGCTGGCCAAGGTCGACTTCGCCATGTTGCAGAACAAGGCTGGCCAATACGTAGTGCCGAATGCCGAGAGCGGTGCCGAAGCACTGGCTGCGGTGAAAATGCCGGAAAACCTGGTGGCCTGGCTGCCTGACCCGGACGGTGCCAAGTCCTACCCGGTCACTTCCTATACCTGGATGATTTTCCGCAAGGACAACGGCAACCCGGAAAAAGCCAAGGCCATGCGTGAAATGGTCGAGTACAGCCTGACCAAAGGCCAGACCATCGCCGACTCGATGGGTTACATCCCGCTGCCGCCGTCGGTAGTCGACCAGGTGCGTAAAGCGTCCGCCAACATCCAGTAA